The following coding sequences are from one Candoia aspera isolate rCanAsp1 chromosome 13, rCanAsp1.hap2, whole genome shotgun sequence window:
- the CSK gene encoding tyrosine-protein kinase CSK, producing MSGMQAVWPSGTECIAKYNFHGTADQDLPFSKGDVLTIISVTKDPNWYKAKNKVGREGIIPANYVQKREGVKAGIKLSLMPWFHGKITREQAERLLYPPETGLFLVRESTNYPGDYTLCVSCEGKVEHYRIIYSSSKLSIDEEVYFENLMQLVEHYTSDADGLCTRLMKPKVMEGTVAAQDEFSRSGWSLNMKDLKLLQIIGKGEFGDVMLGDYHGNKVAVKCIKNDATAQAFLAEASVMTQLRHSNLVQMLGVIVEEKGGLYIVTEYMAKGSLVDYLRSRGRSVLGGDCLLKFSLDVCEAMAYLEANNFVHRDLAARNVLVSEDNIAKVSDFGLTKEASSTQDTGKLPVKWTAPEALREKKFSTKSDVWSFGILLWEIYSFGRVPYPRIPLKDVVPRVEKGYKMDVPDGCPQIVYEVMKKCWTLDPAHRPSFHQLREQLEHIKASELYL from the exons GCGGTCTGGCCCTCTGGCACAGAATGCATTGCCAAGTACAACTTCCATGGCACAGCTGATCAGGAcctacccttcagcaaaggagacGTTCTCACCATCATCAGTGTCACCAAG GATCCCAACTGgtacaaagcaaaaaacaaagtgGGCCGTGAAGGTATCATCCCAGCCAACTATGTTCAGAAACGAGAAGGGGTGAAAGCTGGAATCAAACTTAGCCTGATGCC CTGGTTTCACGGGAAGATCACACGTGAGCAAGCAGAGCGGCTGCTGTACCCGCCAGAGACGGGCCTCTTCCTTGTGCGCGAGAGCACCAACTACCCGGGGGATTACACCCTCTGTGTCAGCTGTGAAGGCAAGGTGGAACATTACCGCATCATCTACTCCTCCAGCAAGCTGAGCATCGACGAAGAGGTCTACTTTGAAAACCTCATGCAACTTGTGGAG CACTACACCTCGGATGCTGACGGTCTTTGCACTCGACTCATGAAGCCGAAGGTCATGGAGGGCACCGTGGCAGCGCAAGATGAATTCTCGCGGA GCGGATGGTCCCTCAACATGAAAGACTTGAAGCTGCTACAGATCATCGGGAAGGGAGAGTTTGGAG ATGTGATGCTGGGCGATTACCACGGGAACAAGGTTGCTGTGAAGTGCATCAAAAATGACGCTACAGCGCAAGCCTTCTTGGCTGAAGCTTCGGTGATGAC ACAGCTCCGGCACAGCAATTTGGTCCAGATGTTGGGCGTGATCGTGGAGGAAAAAGGGGGCCTCTACATTGTCACAGAATATATGGCAAAG GGAAGCTTAGTTGATTACCTTCGTTCCCGAGGAAGATCTGTGCTGGGAGGTGACTGCTTGTTGAAATTCTCCTT AGATGTCTGCGAAGCCATGGCATACCTGGAAGCCAACAACTTTGTCCATCGGGACTTGGCAGCAAGGAATGTGTTGGTCTCGGAGGACAATATTGCTAAAGTCAGTGACTTTGGGCTGACAAAGGAAGCTTCTTCCACCCAAGACACCGGCAAGCTCCCGGTGAAATGGACAGCACCAGAAGCACTTAGAGAAAAG AAATTTTCTACCAAATCAGACGTCTGGAGCTTCGGGATTCTTCTCTGGGAAATCTATTCCTTTGGGCGAGTGCCTTATCCGAGAATT CCTCTGAAGGACGTGGTTCCTCGCGTGGAAAAGGGGTACAAGATGGATGTGCCTGATGGTTGCCCCCAGATTGTCTACGAAGTGATGAAAAAATGCTGGACTTTGGACCCTGCCCACCGGCCGTCCTTCCACCAATTACGGGAACAGCTAGAGCATATCAAAGCCAGTGAGCTCTACCTGTGA